TTCCCGCACATTTATGTTCAGCGATTCGACATCGTCGGCCTCGGTGAAAATAGACTCCCCGAAGGCACGAGCCGTGTACCCGCCTTCGGGCGCTTCTTCGACCAGAAAC
This genomic interval from Pseudomonadota bacterium contains the following:
- a CDS encoding 2-oxoisovalerate dehydrogenase, producing the protein MSEILFLVEEAPEGGYTARAFGESIFTEADDVESLNINVREAVRCHFEEGEAPKLIRLHFVRDEVIAL